One genomic segment of Arthrobacter sp. JZ12 includes these proteins:
- a CDS encoding bifunctional proline dehydrogenase/L-glutamate gamma-semialdehyde dehydrogenase, whose protein sequence is MTQSIPTADPLPHTLGDDAVALVRRWLHLDGSTEAAEAAARTTTRGSKSAHLLAEVLKDQNGLDFTIGFVDRVVRPEDTAVAARNLAQLAGKAPSFLPWYMKGAVKLGGVMAPLLPWLVVPVAQRVLRQMVGHLIVDARPARLGKSIAALRSEGVRLNINLLGEAVLGDKEADARLAGTRELLARGDVDYVSIKVSSVVSTLNLWDFDGTVERVAERLLPLYQLAASSPAPKFINLDMEEYHDLDLTVAVFKRILERPELRNLEAGIVLQAYLPDALATLQGLTHWAQERRAAGGAAIKVRLVKGANLAMELVDAAIHNWEPATLPSKQAADTNYKRCLDWALRPENADAVRLGVAGHNLFDIALARCLSVARGVEDRVEFEMLLGMAEDQAAEVRKDVGSLLLYTPVVKPAQFDVAISYLIRRLEENASQENFMSAVFELARSEELFNREKERFLASLADLDSTVPTPNRVQTPDRFTECGPGEFRNQSDSDPSLPIIRNWAAEVLLRVPDSTLGTALVEESRLESNDDVDAAIRSARAAQQGWGSLTGPERARILRRAAAALAQRRGDLVEVSASETGKTIAESDPEISEAIDFANYYALLAEELDSVEGARFVPAALTVATPPWNFPVAIAAGSALAPLAAGSAVILKPAPQARRCAAVMVQALWDAGIPRDVLVFADVAEGPVGQHLISHPDVDRVILTGAYDTAKLFLSWRSDLPLLAETSGKNSVIVTPSSDLDLAAADVVKSAFGHAGQKCSAASLVILVGSAARSARFRNQLVDAASSLEVGYPANPATEMGPIIEPAEGKLLDALTTLGEGESWLVKPRQLDDTGRLWSPGVRTGVAPGSYFHLTEFFGPVLGVMHAETLEQAIEWQNASAYGLTAGIHTMNPDEVSQWLDSVEAGNLYVNRGITGAIVRRQPFGGWKRSAVGPGAKAGGPNYLIHLGSWEREELHPGNVHAPLSEPVRQLLHAADVPESERGFLARAAADDQRHWMSTFGTHQDVSALGVERNEFRYLPVPVTVRLNEGGSISDLVRILAAGLRAGAAMSVSTPEPLAPQLAAVLSANGATHRVEDDAAWLAAAPSASLGRVRLVGGGYSELCAATGGDPDVAVYAGAVTEAGRIELLPFLREQAVTITAHRFGNPDNVSGVVLQ, encoded by the coding sequence ATGACACAATCAATCCCCACCGCAGATCCGTTGCCGCACACCCTTGGCGACGACGCGGTTGCCCTGGTCAGGCGATGGCTTCACCTGGACGGAAGCACCGAAGCGGCTGAGGCCGCTGCCCGCACCACCACCCGCGGGTCCAAGTCAGCCCATCTCCTTGCGGAAGTGCTCAAGGACCAGAACGGTCTGGACTTCACGATCGGTTTCGTGGATCGGGTAGTGCGGCCTGAAGACACGGCCGTCGCCGCGCGCAACCTCGCGCAGCTGGCCGGCAAGGCGCCGTCGTTCCTCCCCTGGTACATGAAGGGCGCAGTGAAGCTCGGCGGGGTTATGGCGCCGCTGCTGCCCTGGCTTGTAGTACCGGTTGCCCAGCGCGTGCTTCGCCAGATGGTCGGTCACCTCATCGTTGATGCGCGGCCTGCCCGCCTCGGTAAGTCGATCGCAGCGTTGCGTAGCGAGGGAGTCCGCCTCAACATCAACCTCCTGGGTGAGGCAGTCCTTGGCGACAAGGAAGCAGATGCGCGGCTCGCCGGCACTCGGGAGCTGCTGGCGCGCGGCGACGTCGACTATGTATCCATCAAGGTGTCCTCCGTTGTCAGCACCCTCAACCTCTGGGACTTCGACGGCACGGTGGAACGCGTCGCGGAGCGCCTGCTGCCCCTCTACCAGCTGGCGGCGTCGTCTCCCGCTCCCAAGTTCATTAACCTGGACATGGAGGAATACCACGACCTTGACCTGACGGTGGCAGTGTTCAAGCGGATCCTTGAGCGACCGGAACTCCGGAATCTCGAGGCCGGCATCGTGCTCCAGGCCTACCTCCCGGACGCGCTCGCCACGCTCCAGGGCCTTACGCACTGGGCCCAGGAGCGCCGCGCGGCTGGTGGAGCAGCGATCAAGGTGCGGCTGGTCAAGGGCGCCAACCTCGCCATGGAGCTCGTGGACGCGGCGATCCACAACTGGGAGCCTGCGACCCTGCCCAGCAAGCAGGCGGCCGACACCAACTACAAGCGCTGCCTCGACTGGGCGCTTCGCCCCGAGAACGCGGACGCCGTCCGCCTAGGTGTTGCCGGGCACAACCTGTTCGACATCGCGTTGGCCCGCTGCCTGTCCGTCGCCCGGGGCGTCGAGGACCGAGTGGAGTTCGAGATGCTGCTCGGCATGGCCGAAGACCAGGCCGCGGAAGTGCGCAAGGATGTCGGATCACTGCTCCTCTACACCCCGGTGGTGAAGCCGGCGCAGTTCGACGTCGCAATCAGCTACCTCATCCGGCGCCTGGAAGAGAATGCCAGCCAGGAGAACTTCATGAGCGCGGTCTTTGAACTCGCTCGTAGTGAGGAACTCTTCAACCGGGAGAAGGAGCGCTTCCTAGCCTCCCTGGCGGATCTGGACTCGACCGTCCCGACGCCCAACCGGGTTCAGACGCCCGACCGTTTCACCGAATGCGGCCCCGGTGAGTTCAGGAACCAGTCCGATTCGGACCCGTCCCTTCCCATCATCCGGAACTGGGCTGCCGAAGTGCTTCTGCGCGTCCCGGACTCAACATTGGGGACCGCCCTCGTGGAGGAATCGCGTCTGGAAAGCAACGACGACGTCGACGCCGCCATCCGCTCTGCCCGCGCCGCCCAGCAGGGCTGGGGTTCGCTAACCGGCCCGGAACGGGCACGGATCCTGCGGCGCGCTGCAGCAGCACTTGCGCAGCGGCGGGGTGACCTCGTCGAGGTGTCCGCGAGCGAGACCGGTAAGACCATTGCCGAATCCGATCCGGAGATCTCCGAAGCGATCGACTTTGCCAACTACTACGCACTGCTCGCGGAGGAACTTGATTCGGTTGAGGGAGCACGTTTTGTTCCGGCTGCCCTGACCGTGGCCACTCCCCCGTGGAACTTCCCCGTCGCCATCGCCGCCGGGTCCGCGCTCGCCCCGCTCGCGGCAGGCAGCGCCGTCATCCTCAAGCCTGCCCCGCAGGCCCGGAGGTGCGCGGCGGTCATGGTACAGGCGCTCTGGGACGCGGGCATTCCACGCGACGTACTGGTGTTCGCGGACGTCGCAGAGGGACCGGTCGGCCAGCACCTGATCTCCCACCCGGATGTTGACCGGGTGATCCTGACCGGTGCATACGACACCGCCAAGCTATTCCTTTCCTGGCGCAGCGACCTGCCGTTGCTGGCCGAGACCAGCGGCAAGAACTCCGTGATTGTCACTCCCAGCTCGGATCTGGACCTGGCAGCGGCCGACGTCGTCAAGTCGGCTTTCGGCCATGCGGGCCAGAAGTGCTCGGCGGCTTCGCTGGTAATTCTTGTGGGCTCCGCGGCGCGGTCCGCCCGCTTCCGCAACCAGCTCGTCGACGCCGCGTCGTCGCTTGAGGTCGGCTACCCGGCCAACCCGGCGACGGAGATGGGACCGATCATCGAACCGGCGGAAGGGAAGCTGCTGGACGCCCTGACCACGCTCGGCGAGGGTGAGTCCTGGCTCGTCAAGCCGCGCCAGCTTGATGACACCGGCAGGCTCTGGAGCCCGGGAGTGCGCACCGGCGTTGCACCGGGCAGCTACTTCCACCTCACCGAGTTCTTTGGTCCGGTGCTGGGAGTGATGCACGCCGAAACCCTTGAACAGGCGATCGAGTGGCAGAACGCGAGTGCGTATGGGCTGACCGCCGGCATCCACACCATGAATCCCGACGAGGTGTCCCAGTGGCTCGACTCGGTTGAGGCGGGCAACCTGTACGTGAACCGCGGGATCACAGGAGCGATTGTGCGCCGGCAGCCGTTCGGTGGCTGGAAGCGTTCGGCGGTCGGACCGGGCGCCAAGGCGGGTGGTCCGAACTACCTGATCCATCTGGGCAGCTGGGAGCGGGAGGAACTGCACCCGGGCAACGTTCATGCGCCCCTCAGCGAACCCGTGCGGCAGCTTTTGCACGCAGCCGACGTGCCCGAATCGGAGCGGGGTTTCCTAGCCCGCGCTGCGGCGGACGACCAGCGCCACTGGATGAGCACCTTCGGAACCCACCAGGATGTCTCGGCGCTCGGCGTCGAACGCAACGAGTTCCGCTACCTGCCCGTACCGGTGACCGTGCGGCTCAACGAAGGCGGCAGCATCAGCGACCTGGTTCGGATCCTCGCCGCAGGTCTGCGTGCGGGGGCTGCCATGTCGGTATCGACGCCGGAACCGCTCGCGCCGCAGCTTGCAGCGGTGCTTTCCGCTAACGGCGCCACCCACCGTGTGGAGGACGACGCCGCGTGGCTGGCCGCCGCTCCGTCCGCTTCCCTCGGGCGGGTGCGCCTGGTGGGAGGCGGATACTCGGAGCTGTGTGCGGCGACCGGCGGCGATCCGGACGTAGCCGTCTATGCGGGCGCCGTGACGGAGGCCGGGCGTATCGAACTCCTGCCGTTCCTGCGCGAACAGGCGGTCACCATCACCGCCCACAGATTCGGTAATCCGGACAACGTCTCGGGAGTGGTTCTGCAGTAG